A genome region from Anastrepha ludens isolate Willacy chromosome 3, idAnaLude1.1, whole genome shotgun sequence includes the following:
- the LOC128858239 gene encoding uncharacterized protein LOC128858239, translating into MLKFHYHSKRKFKVSIQKKYLSKMGGSPALWCLLLALCAATQFNAAQAQSNYVQQGDSGNYTTNGLPEEATLDGKVTKLDDISPLIFLNRTKAALNCAAGSMQVDMKFNEPFHGIIQADYDRSSACRVNGKGALSYRLELPLKGCGTIQNPTRVFTNNIIVRFHANLEMDGDEIITIVCRYPPPIPSLPPALPAPILNPIATGSVIQPPLKGIQLLLIICAIMFLTLLLLGLAVSYYCLRSRPIPVVRRLPMSMGSGSEITKLSGSSMGNISAFEGVKIPRAIVPLAAVHSSSGSEGALIPSDYPSESHSEIEEIDTRSLPFSSAGSFENRAFVQETSSIYSDHYGHTQEVPAANAVATSVPRHPIAVKESSSPKFDVQVRVKKSPPPPPSPVTSDTESIATLRPDRNNLSTIMETHEDRESIMTMDSLPPQEETVHTQFTYVPELHPAPKHTVEVTPPPPPEPVFSVYARTHHEMVDGRPETWSDFTDAPTVSEVTDMTSEAPDMHSVGEMVDSTHFFEAEYLPPEPPIVVKKPQVTSHTVDDVYLCTITEKKTIEDIESHKRRVTEYKAKPKPLPPPIPDPTWDVKIRNYPTEREQQRWENFSDISSASGMTLTPKMERSELSLPIVPKEPPQQIYDNKEKLTSPQLVGNMKPIEMPPEDKAVPNWDVLIRILEEPEFSEADDASSVHSSVHPLTRYISYDDKAKWKEIITTESSLRTMLTEAVVREDFERIRQDTRYERIFEPQTWDVIIRILAPPADEDTDVEMRAPKRTKKTQPWDTRSRRSSLPTLYEYDSDGGSSVRTIRQDPSMPLRDNSFNMQRSRRSSRTSYHTDQNDFRSMSEVTVDFGRPDHLDNVSDASSFYPMQYYDDEDRRSFHRSVSHPSLARSASEFTEHWAAPDELSSPEATPKSRRSQRLTTFQPRIPAPPPPPRSGQIVAQTQSQYVETRRSTTFHTENEAAARSRDW; encoded by the exons atgttaaaatttcattaccATAGTAAAAGGAAATTTAAAGTGTCCatacaaaagaaatatttatccAAAATGGGCGGTTCCCCTGCTTTGTGGTGTCTGCTGCTAGCGCTGTGTGCCGCAACACAGTTCAATGCCGCGCAAGCTCAATCGAATTATGTGCAGCAAGGCGATAGCGGGAACTACACAACAAATGGCTTGCCCGAGGAGGCGACACTGGATGGAAAG GTCACGAAATTAGATGATATTAGCCCACTCATATTTTTAAATCGCACAAAAGCAGCGCTCAATTGCGCAGCTGGCTCCATGCAA GTCGACATGAAATTCAATGAACCTTTTCACGGCATTATTCAAGCCGATTACGATCGCAGCAGCGCTTGTCGTGTCAATGGCAAGGGCGCGCTCAGTTATAGATTGGAGCTACCACTCAAAGGATGTGGCACTATACAG aaTCCTACACGCGTTTTTACGAACAATATAATCGTGCGCTTCCATGCCAATCTGGAAATGGATGGCGATGAGATAATTACCATTGTCTGTCGCTATCCACCACCTATACCATCACTGCCACCAGCGTTGCCAGCGCCTAT ctTGAATCCCATCGCAACGGGTTCCGTGATACAGCCACCCCTCAAGGGCATACAGCTACTTCTAATCATTTGCGCCATCATGTTCTTGACACTGCTATTACTTGGTTTGGCTGTCTCATACTATTGTCTGCGCAGTCGCCCAATACCGGTAGTCCGCCGTCTTCCAATGTCCATGGGAAGTGGTTCGGAAATCACCAAGCTTAGTGGCAGTAGCATGGGTAATATTAGTGCCTTTGAAGGCGTTAAAATCCCACGCGCTATTGTACCTTTGGCGGCTGTGCATAGCTCATCGGGTAGCGAGGGTGCGCTCATACCTTCTGACTACCCCAGCGAATCACATTCCGAAATCGAAGAAATCGATACGAG ATCACTGCCCTTCAGCTCAGCAGGTAGCTTTGAAAATCGTGCATTTGTTCAAGAGACTTCAAGCATTTATAGCGATCATTATGGACATACTCAGGAAGTGCCGGCTGCCAATGCGGTGGCCACTTCGGTGCCTCGTCATCCTATTGCCGTCAAGGAATCATCGTCGCCCAAGTTCGACGTGCAAGTGCGCGTTAAGAAGTCTCCGCCACCACCACCTTCGCCTGTTACCTCGGACACTGAGAGTATTGCCACACTGCGCCCAGATCGCAATAATCTTTCGACTATTATGGAGACTCATGAAGACCGTGAAAGTATTATGACAATGGACTCACTGCCACCTCAAGAGGAGACTGTACATACTCAATTCACATATGTTCCTGAATTGCATCCGGCACCCAAGCACACTGTGGAAGTGACTCCACCGCCACCACCAGAGCCTGTGTTCTCTGTATATGCACGCACACACCATGAGATGGTCGACGGACGGCCCGAAACTTGGTCAGACTTTACTGATGCACCCACTGTTAGTGAGGTCACGGATATGACTTCTGAGGCACCCGATATGCACTCAGTTGGCGAGATGGTTGACAGCACACATTTCTTCGAGGCAGAGTACCTTCCACCTGAACCACCAATTGTGGTGAAGAAACCACAGGTCACATCGCATACTGTAGATGATGTATATTTGTGCACCATTACCGAAAAGAAGACAATTGAAGATATTGAGAGTCATAAGCGTCGTGTTACCGAATATAAAGCGAAACCAAAACCATTGCCACCACCAATACCGGACCCTACTTGGGATGTTAAGATACGAAATTATCCAACTGAGCGTGAACAGCAACGATGGGAGAATTTCTCCGATATTTCCAGTGCATCCGGTATGACACTTACGCCCAAGATGGAGCGCTCTGAGCTAAGCTTGCCAATTGTGCCTAAAGAGCCGCCACAACAAATCTATGATAACAAAGAGAAGCTGACCAGTCCGCAGCTAGTGGGCAACATGAAACCTATTGAAATGCCCCCAGAAGATAAGGCAGTGCCAAATTGGGATGTGCTGATACGTATTTTGGAAGAACCGGAATTTTCGGAAGCTGACGATGCCAGCTCGGTGCACTCCAGCGTGCATCCACTCACGCGCTACATCAGCTATGACGATAAGGCCAAATGGAAGGAAATTATCACTACAGAGTCATCGTTGCGCACAATGCTCACGGAGGCCGTGGTGCGGGAAGATTTTGAACGCATACGTCAAGATACCCGCTATGAGCGTATCTTTGAGCCGCAGACATGGGATGTTATCATTCGTATATTGGCGCCACCTGCCGATGAGGATACGGATGTGGAAATGCGCGCACCTAAGCGTACGAAGAAAACACAACCGTGGGATACTCGTTCGCGCCGTAGCTCCTTGCCAACTTTGTATGAATACGATAGTGATGGTGGTTCCTCTGTTCGCACCATACGCCAAGACCCAAGCATGCCATTGCGTGACAATAGTTTCAATATGCAACGTTCACGTCGCTCATCGCGCACATCTTATCACACTGATCAGAATGATTTCCGTTCTATGTCGGAGGTTACAGTCGACTTTGGACGACCCGATCACTTAGACAACGTGTCGGATGCAAGCTCTTTCTATCCAATGCAATACTATGATGACGAGGATCGACGCTCCTTCCATCGGTCGGTTAGTCATCCGTCGTTAGCGCGTTCAGCAAGTGAGTTTACTGAGCATTGGGCAGCACCAGATGAACTTTCATCGCCAGAAGCTACACCCAAATCGCGTCGTTCGCAACGCTTG ACAACATTCCAGCCGCGTATACCGGCTCCACCACCACCGCCGCGCTCTGGCCAGATTGTGGCACAAACACAAAGCCAATATGTAGAGACACGTCGCAGCACAACATTCCACACAGAGAACGAAGCAGCAGCGCGTTCACGTGACTGGTAA